One window of Eubacterium sp. 1001713B170207_170306_E7 genomic DNA carries:
- a CDS encoding glutamine amidotransferase family protein produces MLKKEGQVRIPSGCAISGIIHKKGKPTINGSQIVDSIAVMHDRSNGLGGGFAGYGIYPEYADSYAFHVFYDDFKARQETERYLDKYFDVVNLSRIPVRKNKNIKDEPLIWRYFVDPIFTKIQEEKGEIDEEKFIVDTVFYINTYIDGAYIFSSGKNMGVFKAVGFPEDVGDFYKLEEYDGYCWTAHGRYPTNTPGWWGGAHPFALLDYSVVHNGEISSYDANRRFIEMFDYKCTLLTDTEVITYIIDFLNRKQVFDFEDIASIIAAPFWEEIEKLAPDKAKRFKTLRNTFASLLITGPFSIMCGFTDGLMALNDRLKLRSMVAGEKDDVVYIASEESAIRAVCPDVGNIWAPKGGEPIIVRVNREGE; encoded by the coding sequence ATGTTAAAAAAAGAAGGACAAGTCAGAATTCCAAGCGGTTGTGCGATCTCGGGAATCATCCATAAAAAGGGAAAGCCCACGATTAACGGCAGTCAGATTGTGGATTCCATCGCGGTGATGCACGACCGGTCCAACGGTCTGGGCGGCGGCTTCGCAGGGTATGGGATTTACCCTGAATACGCAGATTCCTACGCATTCCATGTCTTTTATGACGACTTCAAAGCCAGACAGGAAACCGAGCGTTATCTGGATAAATACTTTGATGTGGTTAACCTGAGCCGGATACCGGTGCGTAAAAATAAAAACATCAAGGACGAGCCTTTGATATGGCGCTATTTCGTCGATCCCATCTTCACCAAGATACAGGAGGAAAAAGGGGAAATCGATGAGGAAAAGTTTATCGTTGATACGGTGTTCTACATTAATACCTACATCGACGGCGCCTATATCTTTTCAAGCGGAAAGAACATGGGCGTTTTTAAAGCGGTCGGCTTTCCTGAGGATGTCGGTGATTTTTACAAGCTTGAGGAATACGACGGCTATTGCTGGACTGCCCATGGCCGTTATCCGACCAATACGCCAGGCTGGTGGGGAGGCGCCCATCCCTTTGCTCTTCTGGACTACTCGGTGGTGCACAATGGGGAAATTTCCTCCTACGACGCAAACCGCCGTTTTATTGAAATGTTTGATTATAAATGTACACTCCTGACTGACACCGAGGTCATTACCTATATTATTGATTTCCTGAACCGTAAACAGGTCTTTGATTTTGAGGATATTGCCAGCATCATCGCCGCGCCCTTCTGGGAGGAAATTGAAAAGCTGGCGCCGGATAAGGCCAAACGTTTTAAAACCCTGCGCAATACCTTTGCCAGTTTGCTGATAACCGGCCCCTTTTCCATCATGTGCGGCTTTACCGACGGCCTGATGGCCTTAAATGACCGGCTCAAGCTGCGTTCGATGGTAGCCGGAGAAAAGGACGATGTGGTCTATATTGCCAGTGAGGAAAGCGCCATCCGCGCGGTGTGTCCGGATGTGGGCAATATCTGGGCGCCAAAGGGCGGTGAGCCTATCATTGTTCGAGTAAACCGGGAAGGAGAATAA